One segment of Clupea harengus unplaced genomic scaffold, Ch_v2.0.2, whole genome shotgun sequence DNA contains the following:
- the LOC122131778 gene encoding coiled-coil domain-containing protein 85C-A-like translates to MAKNCIDGPRDDFCKIPDEELIKWSKEELIQILRKTDGEKMNLMVEHGNMMKDVNRRLQVHLHEIRSLKEVNQKLQDDNNELRELCCFLDDDRQKGKKLSREWQRFGRYTASVMWKEVGNYQHKLKELEANQETVVRENVELKEIILMLDEERNGAGSRSSIDSQSSLTNLNGGSSIVRDVGDGSSTSSTGSAGSPDHHHNHIGLHKPTDTKISNMGRSMDDLSNSHLHRSIPNGLNGE, encoded by the coding sequence ATGGCAAAAAATTGTATAGACGGACCGAGGGATGATTTTTGTAAAATACCAGATGAGGAGCTTATAAAATGGAGCAAAGAAGAATTAATACAAATactgagaaagacagatgggGAAAAGATGAATTTAATGGTAGAACATGGGAATATGATGAAGGACGTGAACCGGAGGCTGCAGGTTCACCTCCACGAGATCCGGAGTTTGAAAGAAGTCAACCAGAAGCTTCAGGACGATAACAACGAACTCAGAGAGTTGTGTTGTTTCTTGGACGATGACCGGCAAAAGGGCAAGAAACTGTCGCGGGAATGGCAGCGGTTCGGCAGGTATACCGCCAGTGTTATGTGGAAAGAGGTAGGCAATTACCAGCACAAGCTGAAAGAGCTGGAGGCTAACCAAGAAACGGTGGTGAGAGAAAATGTGGAGCTCAAGGAGATTATATTGATGCTGGATGAGGAAAGGAACGGTGCCGGGTCCAGAAGTTCCATAGACAGCCAATCTAGTTTGACTAATCTAAACGGAGGATCCAGCATTGTGCGGGATGTAGGGGACGGCAGCAGCACCTCCAGCACGGGCAGTGCTGGGAGCCCGGATCATCACCACAATCACATAGGCCTTCATAAGCCTACCGACACCAAGATCTCAAACATGGGGAGATCCATGGATGATCTCTCCAATTCCCATCTCCACAGAAGCATACCCAATGGACTGAATGGTGAGTAG